In one Mucilaginibacter ginsenosidivorax genomic region, the following are encoded:
- a CDS encoding DUF4287 domain-containing protein: MSFQGYLKTIKTKTGKEPADFRAIAEEKGFTQNGELKAKAGDIVAWLKADFDLGHGHAMAIYALLKGIKNEDSE, translated from the coding sequence ATGTCATTCCAGGGATATTTAAAAACAATCAAAACCAAAACAGGCAAAGAGCCAGCAGATTTCAGGGCGATAGCCGAAGAAAAAGGTTTTACACAAAACGGCGAATTAAAAGCAAAAGCAGGCGATATAGTAGCCTGGCTAAAGGCCGACTTTGACCTTGGCCACGGCCATGCCATGGCTATTTATGCTTTACTAAAAGGCATTAAGAACGAGGATAGCGAATAA
- a CDS encoding DUF4198 domain-containing protein, producing the protein MKRFVYLLLAVLLIIGFTAYAQDFFLLPGSFYMKKGDNINLHLLSGNEFAKEGEYKYDGAKISKFVLYEGKKQTDLGKSPKDTASNILNYKLESPGLATIEVIKSENVESERNKFLKYLSSEGLDQIAEEAKANNQQYFVEKTTRYLKTLVMVDKPTDRDFDKSLNEEYEIVIKQNPYKADYGDDVTAEVLFHGKPLKDAVVIVYVKTINGNVYPQKLSADANGLIFFKLSREGIYMLSSVHIEASKDKNADFESWGTTYTFAFTNNGSMPDTYREFGFGNKH; encoded by the coding sequence ATGAAACGATTTGTATATTTATTATTGGCGGTGTTGCTGATCATTGGTTTTACGGCCTACGCGCAAGATTTCTTTTTACTGCCGGGCAGTTTCTACATGAAAAAAGGCGATAATATTAACCTTCATTTGTTAAGTGGAAATGAATTTGCAAAGGAGGGGGAGTACAAATACGACGGCGCCAAAATCTCGAAGTTTGTATTGTACGAGGGGAAAAAGCAAACCGACCTGGGCAAATCGCCAAAAGATACGGCTTCAAACATCTTAAACTATAAGCTGGAAAGCCCTGGTTTGGCTACTATCGAAGTTATCAAAAGTGAAAATGTAGAATCGGAACGAAACAAATTTTTGAAATACCTGAGTAGCGAAGGGCTTGATCAAATTGCCGAAGAAGCAAAAGCTAATAACCAGCAATACTTTGTAGAAAAAACAACCCGCTACCTAAAAACACTGGTAATGGTTGATAAGCCAACCGACCGGGATTTTGATAAATCCCTGAACGAAGAGTACGAAATTGTTATTAAACAAAACCCCTACAAAGCCGATTACGGCGATGATGTTACCGCCGAAGTTCTTTTTCATGGTAAGCCCTTAAAAGATGCCGTAGTTATTGTGTATGTAAAAACAATTAACGGCAATGTTTATCCCCAGAAATTGAGCGCCGATGCAAACGGCCTGATATTTTTTAAACTAAGCCGCGAAGGGATATACATGCTAAGTTCGGTACATATTGAAGCATCGAAAGATAAAAATGCCGATTTTGAAAGCTGGGGAACTACCTACACTTTTGCTTTTACCAATAACGGCAGTATGCCCGATACCTACCGCGAATTTGGCTTTGGTAATAAGCATTGA
- a CDS encoding LysR family transcriptional regulator, whose protein sequence is MISFAHRVFMEVAANLSFSKAAQVLFVTQPAISKHIKALEDQYKVPLFERKGNSILLTEAGNKLNEYLQQATEIERKIEYDLSVLSNLSQAAGHLRLGASTTIALYILPSILSGFQREYANVDVQLVNRNSEYILNALLNHEVDIGIIEVDNKLTTVSYKPFMSDEVIPVCSAKSPLAGKSLTLKQFVKTPLAVRERGSGTLNAVLKSLSALHIKPADLSVKIRLGGTEALKNFLLADQCLGFMPRPSIIRQLAEGDLVEVPIEGLKITRDFFFIRRKGTEDYGLTSNFINYALEHII, encoded by the coding sequence ATGATCTCATTCGCCCACCGTGTTTTTATGGAAGTTGCTGCCAATTTGAGTTTCTCAAAGGCTGCGCAGGTGCTGTTTGTAACGCAGCCTGCCATAAGCAAGCATATTAAAGCTCTGGAAGATCAGTATAAAGTTCCCTTATTTGAGCGCAAAGGCAACAGTATCCTGCTTACTGAAGCAGGCAATAAGCTGAACGAATACCTGCAGCAAGCCACCGAAATTGAACGCAAAATTGAGTACGACCTGTCGGTACTCAGCAACCTGTCGCAGGCAGCGGGCCATTTACGCTTAGGGGCCAGCACTACCATTGCGCTATATATTTTACCATCGATACTATCCGGCTTTCAGCGCGAATACGCCAATGTAGATGTACAACTGGTAAACCGCAACTCCGAATATATCCTGAATGCCTTACTGAACCACGAGGTTGATATCGGCATCATCGAGGTTGATAATAAACTCACAACGGTATCCTACAAACCCTTTATGAGCGATGAGGTGATCCCGGTATGCTCGGCAAAAAGCCCGCTGGCCGGTAAATCGTTAACCTTAAAGCAGTTTGTTAAAACGCCCCTGGCCGTGCGCGAACGGGGATCAGGAACACTAAACGCCGTTTTAAAATCGCTGTCGGCACTGCACATCAAACCGGCAGATTTATCGGTAAAAATACGCCTTGGCGGTACCGAAGCGCTTAAAAACTTCCTGCTGGCCGATCAGTGCCTGGGCTTTATGCCCCGCCCCTCTATCATCCGCCAGCTGGCCGAAGGCGACCTGGTTGAAGTACCCATAGAAGGCCTGAAAATCACCCGCGATTTCTTTTTCATCCGCCGGAAGGGGACGGAAGATTATGGCTTGACGAGCAATTTTATCAATTATGCATTGGAGCATATAATTTAG